The following is a genomic window from Nocardioides thalensis.
CGGCGCCGCCGGCCGCCGACCTCGGCCCACGCGCTGTCGAGGTAGCCCGCGGCCTCGAGCCGCCGCAGTGCCGGGTAGACCGTGCCGGTCGGCAGGTCGAGCTCGCCGCCGCTGCGGACCTGGAGCGCCTCGATGATCGCGTAGCCGTGGAGCGGCTCCCCCTCCACGACGGCCAGGATCAGCGCGTCGAGGTGACCGCGGAGCACGTCTGCCTTCATGTAGACAGGCTACACAGCCGTCGTTATGTTGTCTGTCTATACGTTGGCTCGCTACCTATAGCGCGGCTACCCGAGAAGGAGACGACGATGACGACGACCGACGCGCGGCCCCGCGCCGCCGTACCGAACCGGATGGAGCGGCTCGCGACCTTCGCGCTGGCCCACCACTGGACCGCACTCGTCCTGTGGCTCGTGGCGCTCGTCGCGATCACGGTCGCCTCGACCGCCGTGGGCGACGACTACCGCAACGACATGTCGCTGCCGGGCACCGAGTCGCAGGAGATGATCGAGCTCCAGGAGGAGCACGGCATGACGTCCGGCGACACGGTGACCGTCGTGCTGCACGACGAGCGCGGCTGGGACACGGACGCCGACGCGGTCGCGGCCCTCACCTCGGAGGTCGGCGCCCAGGACCACGTCGCCGCGGTCACGCCGCCCGAACAGGACGGCGGCACCGTCTCCGCGGACGGTACGACGGCGCTGGTCACCGTCGCGATGGACGCTCCGGCCGGCGAGGTGCCGGCGGAGGACTACCGGGCGATCATCGACGCGGCGCAGGAGCACGCGACCGACGACCTCCAGGTCGAGCTGTCGGGCGACGGGATCCGAGAGGCGCAGCAGAGCGAGGCGGGAGGCGGCGCGGAGGGCATCGGGATGCTCGCGGCGCTCGTGATCCTGCTGTTCATGTTCGGCTCGTTCCTCGCGGCGAGCCTGCCGATCGTGACCGCGATCTTCGCCGTGGGCTCCACGTTCGGGCTGGTCACCCTCATCTCCCACCTGACGATGGTGCCGGACTACACCGCGCCGATGCTGATGCTCGTCGGCCTCGGCGTCGGCATCGACTACGCGCTCCTGGTGTTCTCCCGCTTCCGCAGCGAGCTGCTGCTGCACGCCGACCGCGAGGCCGCGACCCGGGTCGCGATCGACACTGCCGGCCGGTCCGTGCTCTTCGCCGGGGCGAGCGTGATCCTCGCGCTGGCGGGTCTCTACTCGCTGCGGATGGGCTCGCTCCAGGGCGTGGTCCTCGGCGTGGCGCTGACCGTGCTGATGACGATGATCGCCTCGCTCACCCTGCTGCCGGCGCTGCTGACGGTGTTCGGAAAGCGCATCGAGCGGTCCGTGCTCAAGCACGCGGCGAAGACCGGGCGGGTGCCGGGCCAGCGCTGGCGCTCCTGGGCCCGCGTCGTGCAGCGCTACCCGTGGCCGGCGCTGGTCGTGTCGCTCCTCGCGCTCGGAGCGCTGTCGCTCCCCGCCCTCGGCATGAACCTCGGCTTCTCCGACGCCGGCAACGACCACTCCAGCACGACCACGCGCCAGGCCTACGACCTGGTCGAGGAGAAGTTCGGCGCGGGCGCCAACGGCCCGCTGGTGGTGATGACCGAGGGCACCCAGCAGGAGGCGGCCGCGGCGTACGACGAGGTGGCCGGCCATCCCGGCATCGCCGCGGCGAGCCCGCCCCGGCCGTCCGAGGACGGCGAGGTCTTCACCTCGCTGGCGTTCCCCGAGACCGGGCCGCAGGACGAGGCGACCTCCGACCTCGTGACCGAGCTGCGGTCCGACCTGGGCGAGCCCCACCTCGTCGGCGGGCCCACCGCGGCGCTGGTCGACTACTCAGCCACCGTGAGCGACCGCTTCCCGCTCTTCATCGGCCTGGTGGTCGGGCTCTCGGCCCTGCTGCTGATGGCGGTGTTCCGCTCGGTCCTGATCGCGATCAAGGCCGCCGTGCTCAACCTGCTGTCGATCGGGGCGTCGATGGGCGCGATCACGCTGGTGTTCCAGGACGGGCGCTTCGGCGCCGAGGCCGGGCCGATCGAGGCGTTCCTGCCGGTGATGATCTTCGCGATCGTGTTCGGCCTGTCGATGGACTACGAGGTGTTCCTCATGTCCCGGATGCACGAGGAGTGGACCCGCACCGGCGACGCGCAGCACTCCGTGCGCGAGGGCCTCGCCCACACGGGCGGGGTGATCACTGCCGCCGGCGCGATCATGGTCGTCGTGTTCGGCGCGTTCATCGCCTCGCCCGACCGGATGCTCCAGCAGATGGGGCTCGCCATGGCGGTCGCCGTGCTCCTCGACGCGGTGGTGATCAGATGCCTGGTCGTGCCGTCGGTGATGCGGCTGCTCGGCACCCGCGCGTGGTGGCTGCCGGGCTGGCTCGACCGGGTGCTGCCGCGGCTCGCGATCGAGCGGGAGCCGACGCGCTAGTCGGGCTCGATCGGGAGGTACGGCGCGAGGTCGGTCCGCTCGCCGCTTGCCGTGACCCGGTGCTCGGCGACCGCATCGGGCCACGTCAGGCGGCCGGTCGCGAGCGCGATCCACGTCTCGGCGTCGGTCTCGATGACCGCGGGCGGCGTACCCCTGGTGTGGCGGACGCCCTCGACGCACTGCACGGCGGCGTACGGCGGCACGCGGACCTCCACCGACCGGCCGGGGGCGCGCAGCTCGAGCACCGCGAGGTAGTGCTTGGTCAGCAGTCGCAGGTCGACCCGGTCGGCGGTGCCGGCAGCGACCCGGGTGAGCGCGTCGGCGACGTCGGCGGGGTCGGCGGGACGGAGACGGGCGGGCACCCCGTCATTGTGCCGGGCGGTCAGTGGTAGGCGAGCGCGGTCTCCAGCTGTTCGGCGATGCTCGGCTCGGTGGTGTCGCCTGCGACGAGCGCGACGGTGTGCACGGTGCCGGTGAACGCGTTGGCGTGGTCGAAGCCGTAGGCGTCGGTGACGGGCGAGCCGCGGTCGACACCCACGTTGAGGGTCTCGTCCACGGCGAAGGTTCGCGGCGCCGTACGCCCGACCCGGCCGG
Proteins encoded in this region:
- a CDS encoding PadR family transcriptional regulator, producing MKADVLRGHLDALILAVVEGEPLHGYAIIEALQVRSGGELDLPTGTVYPALRRLEAAGYLDSAWAEVGGRRRRTYTLSRAGRKALAAHRAEWRTFTAVVGGVLGEA
- a CDS encoding MMPL family transporter; protein product: MTTTDARPRAAVPNRMERLATFALAHHWTALVLWLVALVAITVASTAVGDDYRNDMSLPGTESQEMIELQEEHGMTSGDTVTVVLHDERGWDTDADAVAALTSEVGAQDHVAAVTPPEQDGGTVSADGTTALVTVAMDAPAGEVPAEDYRAIIDAAQEHATDDLQVELSGDGIREAQQSEAGGGAEGIGMLAALVILLFMFGSFLAASLPIVTAIFAVGSTFGLVTLISHLTMVPDYTAPMLMLVGLGVGIDYALLVFSRFRSELLLHADREAATRVAIDTAGRSVLFAGASVILALAGLYSLRMGSLQGVVLGVALTVLMTMIASLTLLPALLTVFGKRIERSVLKHAAKTGRVPGQRWRSWARVVQRYPWPALVVSLLALGALSLPALGMNLGFSDAGNDHSSTTTRQAYDLVEEKFGAGANGPLVVMTEGTQQEAAAAYDEVAGHPGIAAASPPRPSEDGEVFTSLAFPETGPQDEATSDLVTELRSDLGEPHLVGGPTAALVDYSATVSDRFPLFIGLVVGLSALLLMAVFRSVLIAIKAAVLNLLSIGASMGAITLVFQDGRFGAEAGPIEAFLPVMIFAIVFGLSMDYEVFLMSRMHEEWTRTGDAQHSVREGLAHTGGVITAAGAIMVVVFGAFIASPDRMLQQMGLAMAVAVLLDAVVIRCLVVPSVMRLLGTRAWWLPGWLDRVLPRLAIEREPTR
- a CDS encoding sterol carrier family protein, whose amino-acid sequence is MPARLRPADPADVADALTRVAAGTADRVDLRLLTKHYLAVLELRAPGRSVEVRVPPYAAVQCVEGVRHTRGTPPAVIETDAETWIALATGRLTWPDAVAEHRVTASGERTDLAPYLPIEPD